Proteins from one Lachnospiraceae bacterium KGMB03038 genomic window:
- a CDS encoding ABC transporter ATP-binding protein, protein MQDVILELDGISKTFDDKKVLNSFSLEIKRNEFITLLGPSGCGKSTTLRIIGGFEKPDEGRVLFDGKDITGLSPDKRNVNTVFQKYSLFPHMNVEENIAFGLKLKKKSQQYVKDKTKYALKLVNMEGYEKRSPMSLSGGQQQRVAIARAIVNEPQVLLLDEPLGALDLKLRRDMQRELIKIKKEVGITFIYVTHDQEEALTMSDRIIVMNKGIIQQIGTSKSIYDEPQNAFVADFIGDSNIIDGIMRRDCLVEIQGVEIPCVDVGFGTNELVDVVIRPEDLVVVEPEQGFLKGMVVSVIFKGAVYEIKVQVGDYEWMIESVNPAQVGAQVGLTILPDNIQIMHKPHSEDAEVIKEDE, encoded by the coding sequence ATGCAGGACGTTATTTTAGAATTGGACGGGATCAGCAAGACATTTGATGATAAGAAAGTGCTGAATTCTTTCAGCCTTGAGATCAAGAGAAATGAGTTTATTACATTATTAGGACCATCGGGATGCGGGAAATCAACAACGCTTCGTATCATTGGAGGGTTTGAAAAACCCGATGAAGGGCGCGTCCTTTTTGATGGGAAAGATATTACCGGCCTTTCTCCGGATAAGCGGAATGTAAATACGGTCTTTCAGAAATATTCGTTATTTCCGCATATGAATGTAGAAGAAAATATTGCCTTTGGATTGAAATTAAAGAAGAAAAGCCAGCAGTATGTCAAGGATAAAACAAAGTACGCCCTAAAGCTGGTGAATATGGAAGGGTATGAAAAGAGAAGCCCTATGTCGCTCTCCGGCGGACAGCAGCAGCGGGTGGCAATCGCAAGAGCGATCGTAAACGAACCTCAGGTGCTCCTTCTGGACGAACCGCTGGGAGCGCTGGATCTGAAGCTGCGCCGTGATATGCAGAGAGAGCTGATCAAGATCAAGAAGGAAGTAGGGATCACCTTTATCTATGTGACCCACGACCAGGAAGAAGCCTTGACCATGTCCGACCGGATCATTGTCATGAATAAAGGGATCATCCAGCAGATCGGGACTTCTAAGAGTATCTATGATGAACCGCAGAATGCTTTCGTGGCGGATTTCATTGGTGACAGCAACATTATTGACGGAATTATGAGGCGGGACTGTCTGGTAGAGATCCAGGGAGTGGAGATCCCCTGTGTAGATGTGGGGTTTGGGACGAATGAACTGGTGGATGTAGTCATCCGCCCGGAAGATCTGGTGGTGGTAGAGCCGGAACAAGGCTTCCTGAAAGGAATGGTGGTATCCGTCATTTTCAAAGGAGCGGTCTACGAGATCAAGGTACAGGTAGGAGATTACGAGTGGATGATCGAGAGCGTGAATCCCGCTCAGGTAGGGGCCCAGGTTGGCCTGACTATCCTGCCGGATAACATTCAGATCATGCACAAGCCTCATTCAGAGGATGCGGAGGTCATAAAAGAAGATGAATAA
- a CDS encoding cupin domain-containing protein, whose translation MNIEEKIGNKIRNLRNQNGLTQEELADRTELTKGFISQLERGLTAPSISTLMDIVECLGTNLAEFFSEENEQQIVYQKEDYFEKTDEFGNQIEWLVASAQSRSMEPILVRIQPGQTMPVDKPHDGEEFGYVLEGKINLHYGKNVYTVKKGDSFIFSANKKHKISSACGRVSSIIWISSPPSF comes from the coding sequence ATGAATATTGAGGAAAAGATCGGAAATAAGATCCGAAATCTTCGTAATCAGAATGGCTTGACCCAGGAGGAACTTGCAGACCGGACGGAACTTACCAAGGGATTTATCTCTCAGCTTGAACGAGGACTTACCGCCCCTTCGATCTCTACTTTGATGGATATCGTAGAGTGTCTGGGAACGAACCTGGCGGAGTTTTTCAGCGAAGAAAACGAACAGCAGATCGTATACCAGAAGGAAGACTATTTTGAGAAGACGGATGAGTTCGGAAATCAGATTGAGTGGCTGGTGGCTTCCGCTCAGAGCCGCAGCATGGAACCGATCTTGGTGCGGATCCAGCCTGGCCAGACAATGCCGGTGGATAAACCCCATGATGGAGAAGAGTTTGGATATGTACTGGAAGGGAAGATCAACCTCCATTATGGAAAGAATGTATATACGGTAAAGAAAGGCGATTCCTTTATCTTTTCCGCGAATAAAAAACATAAGATAAGCTCAGCTTGCGGCCGGGTCTCGTCCATCATCTGGATCAGCAGTCCGCCAAGCTTTTAA
- a CDS encoding ATPase P produces MKIEIPGYKELNLRYLVLDYNGTIAMGGKIKESVKERIRKLAEEMDIIVLTADTYGTAKEACLDLPVKIQTFPNENALPAKMAVVEELGLDACVAIGNGRNDKLMLRASALAIAVIEQEGMCSRLLHEADVCTRSIEDALDLLLYPVRLVATLRG; encoded by the coding sequence ATGAAGATTGAAATACCTGGATATAAAGAATTGAATCTCAGATACCTGGTGCTGGATTACAATGGGACTATCGCTATGGGCGGCAAGATCAAAGAGTCAGTAAAGGAAAGAATCCGGAAACTGGCGGAAGAAATGGATATCATCGTCCTGACGGCGGACACTTACGGGACGGCAAAGGAAGCATGTCTGGATCTTCCGGTCAAGATCCAGACTTTTCCAAACGAAAATGCCTTGCCGGCAAAAATGGCAGTGGTAGAAGAGCTGGGGTTAGATGCTTGTGTGGCCATTGGGAATGGAAGGAATGATAAATTGATGCTCCGGGCCAGCGCGCTGGCGATCGCGGTCATTGAGCAGGAAGGCATGTGCAGCAGGCTGCTGCATGAAGCGGATGTGTGTACCAGGAGTATTGAAGATGCTCTGGACCTGCTGCTGTATCCGGTGCGTCTGGTGGCGACACTGCGGGGATAA
- a CDS encoding YihY/virulence factor BrkB family protein — translation MKRIKKIYHKCVEFTTQVADDHVGAYAAQSAFFFMLCLIPIILLLLMLVRYTPVTKADVMTAVMQVFPSSVNSLITTIVNQVYNQSMGVIPITVIVALWSAGKGVLAMTSGLNCVYECSETRNYIFLRIRSTLYTVMFILVIVSLLVLSVFGNSLNIFIAEHIPFMTSMADWLIEARTYITPALLVVFSLLIYKFLPNRKDKFRKQIPGAIFTAIGWMVISWIFSVYVDVFQGFSSMYGSLTTIVLIMLWMYFCMYSILLGGEVNIVMYDKLFIGKESDKEEKKGETDED, via the coding sequence ATGAAAAGGATTAAAAAAATCTATCACAAATGTGTAGAATTTACGACACAGGTAGCAGACGATCATGTAGGCGCTTATGCGGCGCAGTCTGCTTTTTTCTTCATGCTGTGCCTGATCCCGATCATTTTGCTGCTGCTTATGCTGGTACGCTATACGCCGGTGACGAAAGCGGATGTAATGACTGCGGTGATGCAGGTATTCCCAAGCTCAGTAAACTCTCTGATCACCACCATCGTCAATCAGGTATATAACCAGTCTATGGGAGTGATCCCGATCACTGTGATCGTGGCGCTGTGGTCAGCGGGAAAAGGTGTTTTGGCTATGACTTCTGGATTGAATTGTGTCTATGAGTGTTCGGAGACTAGAAATTACATATTTCTGAGAATTCGTTCTACCCTGTATACAGTAATGTTTATCCTGGTGATCGTTTCGCTTTTGGTTCTTTCTGTTTTCGGAAACAGTCTGAATATTTTCATTGCGGAGCACATCCCCTTTATGACATCCATGGCGGACTGGCTGATCGAAGCGCGTACCTATATCACGCCGGCTCTTTTGGTGGTCTTCTCCCTTTTGATCTATAAATTTCTGCCTAACCGGAAGGACAAGTTCCGAAAACAGATCCCCGGCGCGATATTTACGGCTATTGGATGGATGGTGATCTCCTGGATCTTTTCGGTGTATGTAGACGTGTTCCAGGGATTTTCCAGTATGTATGGAAGCTTGACTACGATCGTGCTGATCATGTTGTGGATGTATTTCTGTATGTACAGCATCCTGCTGGGCGGCGAAGTAAATATTGTGATGTATGATAAATTATTTATCGGAAAAGAATCGGATAAAGAAGAGAAGAAAGGTGAAACGGATGAAGATTGA
- a CDS encoding xanthine phosphoribosyltransferase → MKLLKDRILKDGVVKPGNVLKVDSFLNHQMDIDLMNEIGKEFRRRFPSDEITKILTIEASGIGIACITAQYFHVPVVFAKKAQSINLDGDVYHTRVQSFTHQKIYDVILSKKFLTQNDRVLIIDDFLANGCALQGLIDIIKKAGASIEGAGIVIEKGFQQGGRLIREQGIHLESLAVISSMTDSEVQFGT, encoded by the coding sequence ATGAAACTATTAAAAGACCGTATTCTCAAAGATGGGGTCGTAAAACCCGGAAATGTACTGAAAGTGGACAGCTTCTTAAACCACCAGATGGACATCGATCTCATGAACGAAATCGGAAAGGAATTCCGCCGCCGATTTCCTTCCGATGAGATCACCAAAATCCTTACCATCGAGGCTTCCGGAATCGGTATTGCCTGTATCACGGCCCAGTATTTCCATGTACCTGTAGTATTTGCAAAAAAAGCTCAGAGTATTAATCTGGACGGCGACGTTTATCACACACGCGTACAGTCCTTCACACACCAAAAAATCTATGATGTAATCCTGTCCAAGAAATTCCTGACCCAAAACGACCGGGTACTGATCATCGATGACTTCCTTGCCAATGGATGCGCCCTCCAGGGACTGATCGACATCATAAAAAAAGCCGGAGCTTCTATCGAAGGCGCCGGCATCGTGATCGAAAAAGGGTTCCAACAGGGCGGACGCTTAATCCGAGAACAAGGAATACACCTAGAATCCCTTGCTGTCATCTCATCAATGACGGACAGTGAAGTTCAATTTGGGACGTAG
- a CDS encoding DUF3169 family protein yields MNNMREKKAEKKMNSYLKMILFMCLGGAIGAILGGSLIFWEDGMAGFLQAASGWIGANVAVILWVFTGVTLILSLVCYRQAERYIRQMDEEDDSLMEALDHGYELWSSAGMIVTSIFMCLSMVIFAFGFPVEEKDAAYRLLWAVVPFLATVLVCVAYQIAAVKQLRRKDPSKKGDAADLHFEKEWIESCDEAERMVVYKSSYKTFTMMKTFLMILLVIAMMGQLSFGTGMAAVVLLAVANIVMLSVYSVYSLRFQKLKFGE; encoded by the coding sequence ATGAATAACATGAGAGAGAAGAAAGCAGAGAAGAAAATGAATTCTTATTTGAAGATGATCTTATTTATGTGTCTGGGAGGCGCCATTGGCGCGATTCTGGGAGGAAGCCTGATCTTCTGGGAAGATGGGATGGCTGGATTCTTACAGGCGGCTTCCGGGTGGATAGGCGCAAATGTGGCGGTGATTCTCTGGGTATTTACAGGAGTCACGCTGATCTTGAGTCTTGTGTGCTATCGGCAGGCGGAGAGGTATATCCGGCAGATGGATGAAGAAGATGATTCTCTTATGGAAGCGCTGGATCATGGGTATGAGCTGTGGAGTTCCGCGGGAATGATAGTCACCAGTATCTTCATGTGTCTTTCCATGGTGATCTTCGCTTTTGGATTCCCAGTAGAGGAAAAAGACGCGGCCTACCGGCTTCTCTGGGCAGTCGTTCCATTTCTGGCAACTGTGCTGGTCTGCGTGGCGTACCAGATCGCCGCGGTCAAACAGCTGCGCAGGAAAGATCCATCGAAAAAAGGCGATGCGGCGGACCTGCACTTTGAGAAAGAATGGATCGAAAGCTGTGACGAGGCGGAGCGGATGGTGGTCTATAAGTCCAGCTACAAAACATTTACTATGATGAAAACCTTTCTGATGATACTGCTGGTGATCGCCATGATGGGGCAGCTCTCCTTTGGAACCGGGATGGCGGCGGTGGTACTGCTGGCTGTGGCCAATATCGTGATGTTAAGCGTATATTCTGTGTATTCACTGCGATTTCAGAAGTTGAAATTTGGAGAATAG
- a CDS encoding helix-turn-helix transcriptional regulator — translation MGLRNRVKEHRARLNVNQSQLGKMAGVSRQTISLIERGDYSPSVALALKLAKIFEVPVEEIFELEEDE, via the coding sequence ATGGGACTTAGGAATCGGGTGAAGGAACATCGGGCCAGGCTGAATGTGAATCAGTCCCAGCTTGGAAAGATGGCAGGGGTCTCCCGTCAGACCATCAGCCTGATCGAAAGGGGCGATTATTCCCCGTCTGTAGCGCTGGCGCTGAAGCTGGCGAAGATATTTGAAGTTCCGGTGGAAGAGATATTTGAGCTAGAGGAGGATGAATAA
- a CDS encoding zinc-ribbon domain-containing protein — protein sequence MIYCIKCGEKAEDGMKFCPRCGAPLPEMSGAEKTHEERKRTAADGAGYFSEQDVKANKAMGVLSYLGILILIPLLAGDKQSEYVRFHINQGLVLFLVSIAVDILDGRWFWGFQSWLDLGMLNLSWALDILSLILFVLMILGIVYAVRGEKRELPVIGQIHIWK from the coding sequence ATGATCTATTGTATCAAATGCGGAGAAAAAGCCGAGGACGGCATGAAATTCTGCCCGCGCTGCGGGGCGCCTCTGCCGGAAATGAGCGGAGCGGAAAAAACACATGAAGAGCGGAAAAGGACAGCCGCAGACGGCGCGGGATATTTTTCAGAGCAGGATGTGAAGGCTAATAAGGCAATGGGGGTATTGTCTTATCTTGGAATCTTGATTTTGATCCCGCTTCTGGCAGGAGATAAACAGTCGGAATATGTCCGGTTCCACATCAATCAGGGGCTTGTGCTTTTCTTAGTGTCGATCGCGGTGGATATCCTGGACGGCAGATGGTTCTGGGGATTTCAGAGCTGGCTTGATCTGGGAATGCTGAATCTGTCATGGGCGCTGGATATTTTGAGTTTGATCCTGTTTGTGCTGATGATCCTGGGGATCGTATACGCGGTGAGAGGTGAGAAAAGGGAACTGCCGGTGATCGGACAGATTCATATTTGGAAATAA
- the smpB gene encoding SsrA-binding protein SmpB, which produces MAKTNVKLVANNKKAYHDYFILDTFEAGISLSGTEVKSIRMGKCSIKEAFIRVENGEVYVYGMHISPYEKGNIFNKDPLRVRKLLLHRAEINKLLGKTKEQGITIMPLKVYFKGSLVKVEIGLAKGKKLYDKRQDIAKKDQKREAQREFKIRNFG; this is translated from the coding sequence ATGGCAAAGACGAATGTAAAATTAGTCGCCAATAATAAAAAAGCATATCATGATTATTTTATCCTGGACACCTTTGAGGCGGGAATTTCTTTGAGCGGAACGGAAGTTAAATCCATCCGTATGGGGAAATGCAGCATTAAGGAGGCGTTTATCCGTGTGGAAAACGGAGAAGTCTATGTCTATGGGATGCATATCAGCCCTTATGAGAAGGGAAATATTTTTAACAAAGACCCGCTGAGAGTACGGAAACTTCTTCTGCACAGGGCGGAGATCAATAAGCTTTTGGGGAAGACGAAGGAGCAGGGGATCACGATCATGCCGCTAAAGGTGTATTTTAAGGGCAGCCTGGTGAAAGTAGAGATCGGACTGGCAAAAGGTAAGAAACTCTACGATAAGCGGCAGGACATTGCTAAGAAAGACCAGAAGCGGGAGGCCCAGAGAGAGTTTAAGATCCGTAATTTTGGATAG
- the rnr gene encoding ribonuclease R yields MLYDFICDDLYVPMKFKEIAMMLQVAKEQRGELKSLLEELEQEGKIYLSKNGKYCRGAAKALEGTYRASRKGYGFVTVSEEEPDIYIHEEHTGGAFDGDRVEVLVTSWPEGRNREGKILRVLARGYTRVVGLYQKNQKKTYGFVIPDDQKFQKDIFIPEGKEGGAVDGHKVVVELISYGEDGKNPEGKIVEIIGHINDPGVDILSVVKGYDLPMEFPEKVLNQAERAAKEVTAADMAGRKDIRDWQMVTIDGEDAKDLDDAVSLVKEGENYILGVHIADVANYVQENSALDREALKRGTSVYLADRVIPMLPHVLSNGICSLNAGSDRLALSCIMKVDPQGAVIDHEIGETVVHVKERMTYTSVKKILEDQDPHERERYRELIPMFEQMGELSDILRQRRKKRGSIDFDFPESKLVLDEAGMPVEIKPYERNKATRLIEDFMLLANETVAEEYYWQELPFLYRTHEQPDNDKIRSLAVFINNFGYSMHVGQNEVRPKEIQKLLGKVEGSPEEALISRLALRSMKQARYTPENTGHFGLAANYYTHFTSPIRRYPDLQIHRIIKDNLRGRMKPEKIAHYEKILPEVAKASSERERRADEAERETIKLKKAEYMSRHVGEVYEGVISGLTRWGMYIELENTVEGLVHVANMPDDHYDYDENGFRMVGERTGKTYKLGQRVFVRVTGADVFMRTVDFEIADEHCPDLEIEGNGRKEE; encoded by the coding sequence ATGCTCTACGATTTTATCTGTGACGATCTGTATGTACCGATGAAATTCAAAGAGATCGCCATGATGCTGCAGGTGGCGAAAGAACAGCGGGGAGAATTAAAAAGCCTGCTGGAAGAACTGGAGCAGGAGGGAAAGATCTATCTTTCCAAAAACGGGAAATACTGCAGGGGAGCGGCAAAAGCGCTGGAGGGGACTTACCGTGCCAGCCGGAAGGGTTATGGTTTTGTAACGGTATCTGAGGAAGAGCCCGATATTTATATCCATGAGGAACATACAGGCGGAGCGTTTGACGGAGATCGGGTGGAAGTCCTGGTCACCTCTTGGCCGGAGGGGCGGAACCGGGAAGGCAAGATCCTCCGCGTTTTGGCCAGAGGATATACCAGGGTGGTAGGACTGTATCAGAAGAATCAGAAGAAGACTTATGGCTTCGTGATTCCAGACGACCAGAAGTTCCAGAAAGATATTTTCATTCCAGAGGGAAAAGAGGGAGGAGCGGTTGACGGCCATAAGGTAGTTGTGGAACTGATTTCCTATGGAGAAGACGGAAAGAACCCGGAGGGCAAGATTGTTGAGATCATTGGGCATATAAATGATCCGGGAGTAGATATCCTGTCCGTTGTAAAGGGGTATGATCTGCCGATGGAATTTCCGGAGAAAGTGCTGAACCAGGCTGAGCGAGCGGCAAAAGAGGTAACCGCGGCCGATATGGCGGGCAGGAAAGATATCAGAGACTGGCAGATGGTGACTATCGACGGAGAAGACGCCAAGGATCTGGACGATGCGGTTTCCCTGGTGAAAGAGGGAGAGAACTATATCCTGGGGGTCCATATTGCGGATGTGGCCAATTATGTCCAGGAGAACAGCGCTCTAGACCGGGAAGCGTTGAAAAGAGGGACCAGTGTTTATCTGGCGGACCGGGTAATCCCTATGCTGCCACACGTCCTGTCCAATGGGATCTGTTCCTTGAATGCGGGCAGCGACCGGCTGGCCCTAAGCTGCATCATGAAGGTTGATCCTCAGGGAGCGGTCATCGACCACGAGATCGGTGAGACCGTTGTCCATGTAAAAGAGCGGATGACCTATACCAGTGTAAAGAAGATTTTGGAAGACCAAGATCCGCATGAGCGGGAGCGGTACCGGGAACTGATCCCTATGTTTGAGCAGATGGGCGAACTTTCTGATATCCTGAGGCAGAGACGGAAGAAGAGAGGCTCTATCGATTTTGACTTCCCGGAGAGCAAGCTGGTGCTGGACGAAGCGGGTATGCCTGTGGAGATCAAGCCTTACGAAAGGAATAAAGCGACCAGGTTGATCGAGGATTTTATGCTGTTGGCAAATGAGACGGTGGCGGAAGAGTATTACTGGCAGGAACTGCCTTTCCTGTACCGGACCCATGAACAGCCGGACAACGATAAGATCCGTTCTTTGGCTGTTTTTATCAATAATTTCGGTTATTCCATGCATGTGGGACAGAACGAGGTGCGGCCAAAAGAGATTCAAAAACTGCTGGGGAAAGTGGAAGGGAGCCCGGAGGAAGCCCTGATCAGCCGGCTGGCGCTTCGGTCTATGAAGCAGGCCAGATATACGCCGGAGAATACAGGGCATTTTGGGCTTGCGGCCAATTATTATACTCATTTTACTTCTCCGATCCGCCGCTATCCGGATCTGCAGATCCACAGGATCATCAAGGATAATCTGCGAGGGCGGATGAAGCCGGAAAAGATCGCGCATTATGAAAAGATACTGCCGGAAGTAGCCAAAGCTTCCAGTGAACGGGAGCGCAGGGCAGATGAGGCGGAACGGGAGACTATCAAGCTGAAGAAAGCGGAATATATGAGCCGGCATGTGGGAGAAGTCTACGAGGGCGTAATCTCAGGACTGACCCGGTGGGGAATGTATATAGAGTTAGAAAATACGGTAGAAGGCCTGGTACATGTTGCAAATATGCCGGATGACCATTATGATTATGATGAGAACGGATTCAGGATGGTAGGAGAGCGCACCGGGAAAACGTATAAATTGGGACAGCGAGTGTTTGTACGGGTGACGGGGGCGGACGTTTTTATGCGGACGGTAGATTTTGAGATCGCAGATGAGCACTGCCCGGATCTGGAGATTGAAGGAAACGGCAGAAAGGAAGAATAG
- the secG gene encoding preprotein translocase subunit SecG: MEILKIILMIIFAIDCIALSAIVLLQEGKSAGLGTISGMADTYWGQNKGRSMEGALVKSTKFLAVLFIVLAAVLNLKVFA; the protein is encoded by the coding sequence ATGGAAATTCTGAAGATTATACTTATGATCATATTTGCAATAGACTGTATTGCCCTGTCAGCGATCGTACTGCTCCAGGAAGGAAAATCCGCGGGCCTTGGAACGATCAGCGGTATGGCAGACACATACTGGGGCCAGAATAAAGGCCGTTCTATGGAGGGAGCCCTGGTGAAATCCACAAAGTTTCTGGCAGTCCTGTTTATTGTACTGGCGGCGGTGCTGAACCTCAAAGTCTTTGCGTAA
- a CDS encoding amino acid-binding protein, whose translation MGMSNTIQQLSVFLENREGRLDEVLSVLAENDVNIVALSLADTSDYGMLRMVVSDPHRGRQALKDAGITAMLTDVVALRVPHATGSLSKAMHQIVEGEVNVEYMYAFANGSDAAAILKSDDPGRVIDILKGSGFDVYSADEAYRANQ comes from the coding sequence ATGGGTATGAGCAATACGATCCAACAGTTATCGGTATTTTTGGAAAATAGAGAAGGACGTTTAGACGAAGTATTGTCTGTTTTAGCAGAGAATGATGTCAACATTGTGGCCTTAAGCCTTGCGGATACGTCAGATTACGGAATGCTCCGCATGGTCGTATCCGATCCGCACAGAGGAAGGCAGGCGCTTAAAGATGCCGGGATCACAGCAATGCTGACGGATGTAGTGGCACTCAGGGTGCCGCATGCTACGGGATCGCTTTCTAAGGCTATGCACCAGATCGTGGAGGGAGAGGTCAATGTAGAGTACATGTACGCCTTCGCCAACGGCTCTGATGCGGCGGCGATATTGAAAAGCGATGATCCTGGACGGGTGATCGATATCTTAAAAGGAAGCGGCTTCGATGTGTACAGCGCGGATGAGGCGTACCGGGCGAACCAATAA
- a CDS encoding phenylacetate--CoA ligase, whose protein sequence is MAGVALENWKERIRDPKIECMSRDEMSALQSERLVKQVKNVYENVEFYRKKMDALGVEPGDIKGIEDINKLPFTTKEDLRDNYPFGLLAVPQEKIVRVQGTSGTTGKLTLASYTQKDVDVWGECVARALVMAGLTSADRLHVCYGYGLFTGGMGLDLGAQALGAMAIPMSSGNTKRQLMCMEDFGATAFACTPSYALYLAEAAQEAGVVDRLQIKASINGAEPWTDEMRKKIESIFHINSFDIYGLCEVTGPGVAMDCIHHQGLHVYEDYFYPEILNPADQSPCADGETGELVFTTLAKEGMPLIRYRTKDLTSIDHSTCKCGRTLPRIQKFTGRTDDMKVIRGVNVFPTQVETALLSMGGGVAPHYMLIVDRENNLDVLTVMVEVDEKYFSDEIRKLDDLKNRVAAVLKQALGLSVRVKLVEPKTIQRSEGKAKRVIDNRKL, encoded by the coding sequence ATGGCAGGAGTAGCGTTAGAAAACTGGAAAGAACGGATCAGAGATCCAAAGATTGAGTGTATGAGCAGGGATGAGATGTCTGCCCTGCAGAGTGAGCGCCTGGTCAAACAGGTAAAAAATGTATATGAGAATGTAGAGTTCTATCGGAAGAAAATGGATGCGTTGGGGGTAGAGCCTGGAGATATCAAAGGAATTGAAGATATCAATAAGCTTCCTTTCACAACAAAAGAAGATCTGAGAGACAATTATCCTTTCGGGCTGCTGGCGGTTCCACAGGAGAAGATCGTCAGAGTTCAGGGAACTTCAGGGACTACTGGGAAGCTGACACTGGCTTCCTACACTCAGAAGGATGTAGATGTGTGGGGAGAATGTGTGGCAAGAGCTCTGGTAATGGCGGGACTTACATCGGCTGACCGGCTCCATGTATGCTATGGATACGGACTGTTTACAGGAGGAATGGGACTGGATCTGGGAGCCCAGGCGCTGGGAGCGATGGCGATCCCAATGTCTTCTGGGAATACCAAACGGCAGTTGATGTGCATGGAAGACTTCGGGGCTACCGCTTTCGCATGCACGCCATCTTATGCGTTATATCTTGCGGAAGCGGCGCAGGAAGCGGGAGTTGTCGACCGTCTGCAGATCAAAGCCAGCATCAACGGGGCAGAACCTTGGACCGATGAAATGCGCAAGAAGATTGAAAGTATTTTCCATATCAACAGTTTTGATATCTATGGACTCTGTGAAGTCACAGGACCAGGAGTTGCTATGGATTGTATCCATCATCAGGGACTTCATGTATATGAGGACTACTTCTATCCGGAAATCCTGAATCCGGCAGACCAGTCTCCCTGCGCGGATGGAGAGACCGGGGAATTAGTATTTACGACTCTGGCTAAAGAGGGAATGCCTCTGATTCGCTATCGGACGAAAGATCTGACCAGTATTGACCACAGCACATGTAAATGCGGGAGGACCCTGCCAAGGATCCAGAAGTTTACGGGACGTACCGATGATATGAAGGTAATCCGCGGTGTCAATGTATTCCCGACACAGGTTGAGACAGCGCTCTTATCTATGGGCGGCGGAGTGGCTCCGCATTATATGCTGATCGTGGATCGGGAGAATAATTTGGATGTACTGACCGTTATGGTGGAAGTAGACGAGAAATATTTTTCAGATGAGATCCGGAAGCTGGATGATCTGAAGAATCGGGTGGCAGCGGTGCTGAAACAGGCGCTGGGGCTGTCTGTAAGAGTGAAGCTGGTTGAACCAAAGACGATCCAGAGAAGTGAAGGAAAAGCGAAACGTGTCATTGACAACCGCAAGCTGTAA
- a CDS encoding ACT domain-containing protein: protein MIRQLSVFVENKPGSLMDVTSRLTEANVNIRAVATFDTPEFGILRLVVDKPSEAKSYLTSKGFVVRIHQVIGVELEDREGNLNQMLEILAQGGININYIYSFVIRNGKAPVMVFSTDDFEKAAQILQNADVKMVEESDL from the coding sequence ATGATCAGGCAGTTGTCGGTATTTGTAGAAAATAAGCCGGGAAGTCTGATGGATGTGACATCAAGGCTGACGGAAGCCAATGTGAATATCCGGGCTGTAGCCACGTTTGACACACCGGAATTTGGGATTCTGCGTCTGGTGGTAGACAAACCCTCTGAGGCAAAGTCCTATCTGACCAGCAAAGGATTTGTGGTACGGATCCATCAGGTGATCGGCGTAGAACTGGAAGACCGGGAGGGAAATCTGAATCAGATGTTGGAAATCCTGGCGCAGGGAGGAATCAATATCAATTACATTTATTCATTTGTCATCCGAAATGGAAAAGCGCCGGTGATGGTGTTTAGTACGGATGATTTCGAGAAAGCGGCGCAGATCTTACAGAACGCGGACGTAAAGATGGTAGAAGAGAGCGATCTGTAG